A single window of Hippocampus zosterae strain Florida chromosome 15, ASM2543408v3, whole genome shotgun sequence DNA harbors:
- the ctnnd2b gene encoding catenin delta-2b isoform X9 encodes MPVPDVSSDTASAAAMLSPVLNASNGDGSESESTSAILASVKEQELQFERLTRELEAERQIVASQLERCKLGSEAGSMTSISSAEEKFRWNNQDGQKDIEEELTTGLELVDSCIRSLQESGILDSQDTSTGDRQGLLSHSALQLNNQDAYAAAGYHSNQALALGEVVTSRGGHVGGAVHSYNQVTSGRAAAQLMGTDSPSQSHRDSFAQQAMGSAFHMPSEGGPTPAGPSVYYSCATLPAQRVSSPLQAVGSPTKLQRLGTASSDMPSYATLQRVASPKQSPSRLAKSYSTSSPINMVPPGAGGPSSPHSMAAPSGGNHTSSPIHQRSSVVGSYATLSPTKRMLHHIGGETYKISHELYANATLKRPGSLAGSRGSYSSQHSHLGSELRPLQSPEHHIDPIYEDRVYTKPNLRGQAPPSPGVDPIPLQRTGSQSTASTYQRGGFATGGGPDYSNPYRTLQFCPSTESPYSKSGPALPPEAALGRSPSVDSIQKDPRYDPEFLVWNQNQAEQRMTKEFGWRDPELPEVIQMLQHQFPSVQSNAAAYLQHLCFGDNKIKCEIRRQGGIQLLVDLLDHRMTDVHRSACGALRNLVYGKANDDNKIALKNCGGIPALVRLLRKTTDVEIRELLTGVLWNLSSCDALKMPIIHDALAVLTNAVIIPHSGWDTSPHTQEDRKLHLHSSQVLRNATGCLRNVSSAGEEARRRMRECEGLTDALLYVIQTALGSSEIDSKTVENCVCILRNLSYRLAAETSHNQQGGSEELDGLLCDTGGKDAESSGCWGKKKKKKKGHDQWDGVGPFPDLAEPPKGIQMLWHPSIVKPYLTLLSECSNPDTLEGAAGALQNLAAGSWKWSVYIRAAVRKEKGLPILVELLRIDNDRVVCAIATALRNMALDIRNKELIGKYAMRDLVHRLPGGSTNNNGSSGGGCVGGGANSCALLGKTMSDDTITAICCALHEVITKNMENTKALRDAGGIEKLIGVARSKGDKHSPKVMKAASQVLNSMWQYRDLRSLYKKDGYSQYHFIGSSSTIERDRQRPYSSSRTPSISPVRTSPNHRSASAPASPRDMMALKERKKDYELTGNATYRGNKGEHTSRKDAAMGPLSSGSSTLHRGAYVSPTDELKYNQVSSQGLPSEPYPPFQNPPPNDSGSYEDQAFYENQVHAGGRPPQGELNMHLQGLKSTGNYVDFYSASRPYSELNYETSHYPASPDSWV; translated from the exons ttcAGCAGAGGAGAAATTTCGCTGGAACAACCAAG ATGGACAGAAGGACATCGAGGAGGAGCTGACAACAGGCCTGGAGTTGGTGGACTCGTGTATCCGCTCGCTCCAGGAATCGGGCATCTTGGATTCGCAGGACACCTCGACGGGAGATC GACAAGGACTTCTCTCTCATAGCGCTCTGCAGCTCAACAACCAGGATGCCTATGCAGCTGCCGGTTACCATAGTAACCAAGCATTGGCTCTCGGCGAAGTGGTCACGAGTCGCGGCGGACATGTTGGCGGGGCCGTTCACAGCTACAACCAG GTGACGTCCGGCCGAGCGGCCGCCCAATTAATGGGGACGGACTCGCCCTCCCAGTCCCACAGAGATTCATTTGCCCAACAGGCCATGGGAAGCGCCTTCCATATGCCCAGCGAGGGCGGACCTACCCCTGCTGGACCATCCGTGTATTACTCCTGCGCCACCTTGCCGGCACAG CGCGTCAGCTCCCCTCTGCAGGCGGTGGGCTCTCCGACCAAGCTGCAGCGTCTCGGGACGGCGTCCTCCGACATGCCCAGCTATGCCACGCTGCAGCGGGTGGCGTCGCCCAAACAGTCCCCAAGTCGTCTCGCCAAGTCCTACAG CACCTCATCACCCATCAACATGGTGCCACCTGGTGCCGGCGGGCCCTCCTCCCCACATTCCATGGCGGCCCCATCGGGAGGAAACCACACGTCATCGCCCATCCACCAACGGAGCTCGGTCGTGGGCAGCTACGCCACCTTGTCGCCCACCAAGCGCATGCTGCATCACATCGGAGGAGAAACCTACAAGATTTCCCATGAGCTGTATGCCAACGCAACCCTGAAAAGACCCGGCAGCCTGGCAG GCTCCCGAGGATCTTACAGCAGCCAGCACAGTCACCTGGGCTCGGAATTGCGACCGCTGCAGTCTCCAGAGCATCACATCGATCCCATCTACGAAGATAGAGTCTACACCAAACCCAACCTCAGAGGACAAG CCCCACCTTCCCCCGGTGTCGATCCAATCCCCTTGCAGCGAACCGGAAGTCAGAGCACCGCTTCCACTTACCAAAGAGGCGGCTTTGCGACGGGAGGCGGGCCTGACTACAGCAACCCGTACCGCACGTTGCAGTTCTGCCCGTCCACCGAGTCGCCTTACAGCAAGTCGGGCCCGGCTCTCCCTCCCGAAGCGGCCCTGGGTCGCTCTCCGTCTGTGGACAGCATCCAGAAGGACCCGAG GTACGACCCCGAATTCCTTGTGTGGAATCAAAATCAAGCCGAGCAAAGAATGACAAA GGAATTTGGTTGGAGGGATCCGGAGCTGCCAGAAGTGATCCAAATGTTACAACATCAGTTCCCATCGGTTCAGTCGAACGCTGCCGCCTACCTCCAGCATCTCTGCTTCGGAGACAACAAGATCAAGTGTGAG ATCCGGCGACAGGGTGGCATCCAGCTTCTGGTGGACTTGCTGGACCATCGTATGACCGACGTGCACCGCAGCGCCTGCGGAGCTCTTCGGAATCTGGTCTACGGGAAGGCTAATGACGACAACAAGATTGCACTCAAAAACTGTGGAGGAATCCCGGCTTTGGTCCGACTGCTCCGGAAAACCACAGATGTCGAGATCCGTGAACTACTCACag GTGTCTTGTGGAACCTGTCGTCATGCGACGCCTTGAAGATGCCTATCATCCACGACGCCCTGGCCGTCCTGACCAATGCTGTGATCATCCCCCACTCGGGCTGGGACACCTCGCCCCACACGCAAGAAGACCGCAAATTACATCTGCACTCCTCCCAGGTCCTCCGCAATGCCACCGGCTGCCTCCG CAATGTGAGTTCTGCAGGTGAGGAGGCCCGCAGGAGGATGAGAGAGTGCGAGGGTCTGACAGATGCTTTACTGTACGtcatccagactgccctggggAGCAGTGAGATTGATAGCAAG ACTGTGGAGAACTGCGTGTGCATCCTGAGGAATTTGTCATACCGTCTGGCCGCAGAGACATCTCACAACCAACAAGGGGGCTCTGAGGAGCTGGATGGCCTCTTATGTGACACTGGTGGGAAGGACGCGGAAAGTTCAGGATGCTGgggcaaaaagaagaagaaaaagaaggggcATGACCAG TGGGATGGTGTCGGTCCATTTCCAGACTTGGCGGAGCCCCCGAAAGGCATTCAGATGTTGTGGCATCCCAGTATCGTCAAGCCCTACCTTACCCTGCTGTCTGAATGCTCCAACCCGGACACCCTGGAGGGAGCAGCCGGTGCGCTGCAAAACCTTGCTGCTGGGAGCTGGAAG TGGTCGGTCTATATCCGGGCCGCAGTGCGTAAAGAGAAGGGCCTTCCAATCCTTGTGGAGTTACTGAGGATCGACAATGACCGAGTGGTGTGTGCCATTGCCACTGCCTTGAGGAACATGGCTCTGGACATCAGAAATAAGGAGCTTATTG GTAAATATGCCATGAGGGACCTGGTGCACCGGTTACCCGGTGGCAGTACCAACAACAACGGCAGTAGTGGCGGAGGATGCGTCGGTGGCGGTGCCAACAGTTGCGCTCTGCTGGGGAAGACCATGTCGGACGACACGATCACAGCTATCTGCTGCGCTCTGCATGAGGTCATCACCAAAAACATGGAGAACACCAAGGCCCTGAGGGATGCCGGCGGCATAGAGAAGCTCATTGGTGTCGCCCGAAGCAAAGGAGACAA ACATAGTCCCAAAGTGATGAAAGCGGCATCTCAAGTGCTGAACAGCATGTGGCAATACCGAGACCTGCGCAGCCTTTACAAAAAG GACGGCTATTCGCAATACCACTTTATCGGCTCTTCTTCCACAATAGAAAGGGACAGGCAGCGGCCTTATTCTTCTTCTCGCACGCCGTCCATCTCACCCGTGCGGACCTCACCAAACCATCGATCGG CAAGTGCGCCAGCGTCACCGAGGGATATGATGGCGTTGAAGGAGAGGAAGAAAGACTACGAGCTGACCGGCAATGCAACGTACCGCGGGAACAAGGGTGAACACACGTCCCGCAAGGATGCCGCCATGG GTCCGCTCTCCAGTGGTTCTTCAACTCTACACCGAGGAGCTTATGTGTCACCCACCGATGAGCTCAAGTATAACCAG GTCTCATCTCAAGGATTGCCTTCAGAGCCCTACCCGCCTTTCCAAAATCCTCCCCCGAATGATAGCGGCAGCTATGAGGACCAGGCCTTCTACGAGAACCAGGTTCATGCGGGGGGGCGCCCCCCGCAAGGTGAACTCAACATGCACTTGCAGGGCCTAAAGTCCACCGGAAACTATGTCGACTTCTATTCGGCCTCTCGGCCCTACAGCGAGCTCAACTACGAGACCAGCCACTATCCGGCCTCTCCGGACTCCTGGGTCTGA
- the ctnnd2b gene encoding catenin delta-2b isoform X7, translating to MVHVKELQFERLTRELEAERQIVASQLERCKLGSEAGSMTSISSAEEKFRWNNQDGQKDIEEELTTGLELVDSCIRSLQESGILDSQDTSTGDRQGLLSHSALQLNNQDAYAAAGYHSNQALALGEVVTSRGGHVGGAVHSYNQVTSGRAAAQLMGTDSPSQSHRDSFAQQAMGSAFHMPSEGGPTPAGPSVYYSCATLPAQRVSSPLQAVGSPTKLQRLGTASSDMPSYATLQRVASPKQSPSRLAKSYSTSSPINMVPPGAGGPSSPHSMAAPSGGNHTSSPIHQRSSVVGSYATLSPTKRMLHHIGGETYKISHELYANATLKRPGSLAGSRGSYSSQHSHLGSELRPLQSPEHHIDPIYEDRVYTKPNLRGQAVNQLYQEVLNYLLCPYTLAPPSPGVDPIPLQRTGSQSTASTYQRGGFATGGGPDYSNPYRTLQFCPSTESPYSKSGPALPPEAALGRSPSVDSIQKDPRYDPEFLVWNQNQAEQRMTKEFGWRDPELPEVIQMLQHQFPSVQSNAAAYLQHLCFGDNKIKCEIRRQGGIQLLVDLLDHRMTDVHRSACGALRNLVYGKANDDNKIALKNCGGIPALVRLLRKTTDVEIRELLTGVLWNLSSCDALKMPIIHDALAVLTNAVIIPHSGWDTSPHTQEDRKLHLHSSQVLRNATGCLRNVSSAGEEARRRMRECEGLTDALLYVIQTALGSSEIDSKTVENCVCILRNLSYRLAAETSHNQQGGSEELDGLLCDTGGKDAESSGCWGKKKKKKKGHDQWDGVGPFPDLAEPPKGIQMLWHPSIVKPYLTLLSECSNPDTLEGAAGALQNLAAGSWKWSVYIRAAVRKEKGLPILVELLRIDNDRVVCAIATALRNMALDIRNKELIGKYAMRDLVHRLPGGSTNNNGSSGGGCVGGGANSCALLGKTMSDDTITAICCALHEVITKNMENTKALRDAGGIEKLIGVARSKGDKIPRHSPKVMKAASQVLNSMWQYRDLRSLYKKDGYSQYHFIGSSSTIERDRQRPYSSSRTPSISPVRTSPNHRSASAPASPRDMMALKERKKDYELTGNATYRGNKGEHTSRKDAAMGPLSSGSSTLHRGAYVSPTDELKYNQVSSQGLPSEPYPPFQNPPPNDSGSYEDQAFYENQVHAGGRPPQGELNMHLQGLKSTGNYVDFYSASRPYSELNYETSHYPASPDSWV from the exons ttcAGCAGAGGAGAAATTTCGCTGGAACAACCAAG ATGGACAGAAGGACATCGAGGAGGAGCTGACAACAGGCCTGGAGTTGGTGGACTCGTGTATCCGCTCGCTCCAGGAATCGGGCATCTTGGATTCGCAGGACACCTCGACGGGAGATC GACAAGGACTTCTCTCTCATAGCGCTCTGCAGCTCAACAACCAGGATGCCTATGCAGCTGCCGGTTACCATAGTAACCAAGCATTGGCTCTCGGCGAAGTGGTCACGAGTCGCGGCGGACATGTTGGCGGGGCCGTTCACAGCTACAACCAG GTGACGTCCGGCCGAGCGGCCGCCCAATTAATGGGGACGGACTCGCCCTCCCAGTCCCACAGAGATTCATTTGCCCAACAGGCCATGGGAAGCGCCTTCCATATGCCCAGCGAGGGCGGACCTACCCCTGCTGGACCATCCGTGTATTACTCCTGCGCCACCTTGCCGGCACAG CGCGTCAGCTCCCCTCTGCAGGCGGTGGGCTCTCCGACCAAGCTGCAGCGTCTCGGGACGGCGTCCTCCGACATGCCCAGCTATGCCACGCTGCAGCGGGTGGCGTCGCCCAAACAGTCCCCAAGTCGTCTCGCCAAGTCCTACAG CACCTCATCACCCATCAACATGGTGCCACCTGGTGCCGGCGGGCCCTCCTCCCCACATTCCATGGCGGCCCCATCGGGAGGAAACCACACGTCATCGCCCATCCACCAACGGAGCTCGGTCGTGGGCAGCTACGCCACCTTGTCGCCCACCAAGCGCATGCTGCATCACATCGGAGGAGAAACCTACAAGATTTCCCATGAGCTGTATGCCAACGCAACCCTGAAAAGACCCGGCAGCCTGGCAG GCTCCCGAGGATCTTACAGCAGCCAGCACAGTCACCTGGGCTCGGAATTGCGACCGCTGCAGTCTCCAGAGCATCACATCGATCCCATCTACGAAGATAGAGTCTACACCAAACCCAACCTCAGAGGACAAG CGGTCAACCAACTGTACCAAGAGGTCCTCAACTATCTGCTCTGTCCCTACACTTTAGCCCCACCTTCCCCCGGTGTCGATCCAATCCCCTTGCAGCGAACCGGAAGTCAGAGCACCGCTTCCACTTACCAAAGAGGCGGCTTTGCGACGGGAGGCGGGCCTGACTACAGCAACCCGTACCGCACGTTGCAGTTCTGCCCGTCCACCGAGTCGCCTTACAGCAAGTCGGGCCCGGCTCTCCCTCCCGAAGCGGCCCTGGGTCGCTCTCCGTCTGTGGACAGCATCCAGAAGGACCCGAG GTACGACCCCGAATTCCTTGTGTGGAATCAAAATCAAGCCGAGCAAAGAATGACAAA GGAATTTGGTTGGAGGGATCCGGAGCTGCCAGAAGTGATCCAAATGTTACAACATCAGTTCCCATCGGTTCAGTCGAACGCTGCCGCCTACCTCCAGCATCTCTGCTTCGGAGACAACAAGATCAAGTGTGAG ATCCGGCGACAGGGTGGCATCCAGCTTCTGGTGGACTTGCTGGACCATCGTATGACCGACGTGCACCGCAGCGCCTGCGGAGCTCTTCGGAATCTGGTCTACGGGAAGGCTAATGACGACAACAAGATTGCACTCAAAAACTGTGGAGGAATCCCGGCTTTGGTCCGACTGCTCCGGAAAACCACAGATGTCGAGATCCGTGAACTACTCACag GTGTCTTGTGGAACCTGTCGTCATGCGACGCCTTGAAGATGCCTATCATCCACGACGCCCTGGCCGTCCTGACCAATGCTGTGATCATCCCCCACTCGGGCTGGGACACCTCGCCCCACACGCAAGAAGACCGCAAATTACATCTGCACTCCTCCCAGGTCCTCCGCAATGCCACCGGCTGCCTCCG CAATGTGAGTTCTGCAGGTGAGGAGGCCCGCAGGAGGATGAGAGAGTGCGAGGGTCTGACAGATGCTTTACTGTACGtcatccagactgccctggggAGCAGTGAGATTGATAGCAAG ACTGTGGAGAACTGCGTGTGCATCCTGAGGAATTTGTCATACCGTCTGGCCGCAGAGACATCTCACAACCAACAAGGGGGCTCTGAGGAGCTGGATGGCCTCTTATGTGACACTGGTGGGAAGGACGCGGAAAGTTCAGGATGCTGgggcaaaaagaagaagaaaaagaaggggcATGACCAG TGGGATGGTGTCGGTCCATTTCCAGACTTGGCGGAGCCCCCGAAAGGCATTCAGATGTTGTGGCATCCCAGTATCGTCAAGCCCTACCTTACCCTGCTGTCTGAATGCTCCAACCCGGACACCCTGGAGGGAGCAGCCGGTGCGCTGCAAAACCTTGCTGCTGGGAGCTGGAAG TGGTCGGTCTATATCCGGGCCGCAGTGCGTAAAGAGAAGGGCCTTCCAATCCTTGTGGAGTTACTGAGGATCGACAATGACCGAGTGGTGTGTGCCATTGCCACTGCCTTGAGGAACATGGCTCTGGACATCAGAAATAAGGAGCTTATTG GTAAATATGCCATGAGGGACCTGGTGCACCGGTTACCCGGTGGCAGTACCAACAACAACGGCAGTAGTGGCGGAGGATGCGTCGGTGGCGGTGCCAACAGTTGCGCTCTGCTGGGGAAGACCATGTCGGACGACACGATCACAGCTATCTGCTGCGCTCTGCATGAGGTCATCACCAAAAACATGGAGAACACCAAGGCCCTGAGGGATGCCGGCGGCATAGAGAAGCTCATTGGTGTCGCCCGAAGCAAAGGAGACAA AATTCCCAGACATAGTCCCAAAGTGATGAAAGCGGCATCTCAAGTGCTGAACAGCATGTGGCAATACCGAGACCTGCGCAGCCTTTACAAAAAG GACGGCTATTCGCAATACCACTTTATCGGCTCTTCTTCCACAATAGAAAGGGACAGGCAGCGGCCTTATTCTTCTTCTCGCACGCCGTCCATCTCACCCGTGCGGACCTCACCAAACCATCGATCGG CAAGTGCGCCAGCGTCACCGAGGGATATGATGGCGTTGAAGGAGAGGAAGAAAGACTACGAGCTGACCGGCAATGCAACGTACCGCGGGAACAAGGGTGAACACACGTCCCGCAAGGATGCCGCCATGG GTCCGCTCTCCAGTGGTTCTTCAACTCTACACCGAGGAGCTTATGTGTCACCCACCGATGAGCTCAAGTATAACCAG GTCTCATCTCAAGGATTGCCTTCAGAGCCCTACCCGCCTTTCCAAAATCCTCCCCCGAATGATAGCGGCAGCTATGAGGACCAGGCCTTCTACGAGAACCAGGTTCATGCGGGGGGGCGCCCCCCGCAAGGTGAACTCAACATGCACTTGCAGGGCCTAAAGTCCACCGGAAACTATGTCGACTTCTATTCGGCCTCTCGGCCCTACAGCGAGCTCAACTACGAGACCAGCCACTATCCGGCCTCTCCGGACTCCTGGGTCTGA
- the ctnnd2b gene encoding catenin delta-2b isoform X8 translates to MTSISSAEEKFRWNNQDGQKDIEEELTTGLELVDSCIRSLQESGILDSQDTSTGDRQGLLSHSALQLNNQDAYAAAGYHSNQALALGEVVTSRGGHVGGAVHSYNQVTSGRAAAQLMGTDSPSQSHRDSFAQQAMGSAFHMPSEGGPTPAGPSVYYSCATLPAQRVSSPLQAVGSPTKLQRLGTASSDMPSYATLQRVASPKQSPSRLAKSYSTSSPINMVPPGAGGPSSPHSMAAPSGGNHTSSPIHQRSSVVGSYATLSPTKRMLHHIGGETYKISHELYANATLKRPGSLAGSRGSYSSQHSHLGSELRPLQSPEHHIDPIYEDRVYTKPNLRGQAVNQLYQEVLNYLLCPYTLAPPSPGVDPIPLQRTGSQSTASTYQRGGFATGGGPDYSNPYRTLQFCPSTESPYSKSGPALPPEAALGRSPSVDSIQKDPRYDPEFLVWNQNQAEQRMTKEFGWRDPELPEVIQMLQHQFPSVQSNAAAYLQHLCFGDNKIKCEIRRQGGIQLLVDLLDHRMTDVHRSACGALRNLVYGKANDDNKIALKNCGGIPALVRLLRKTTDVEIRELLTGVLWNLSSCDALKMPIIHDALAVLTNAVIIPHSGWDTSPHTQEDRKLHLHSSQVLRNATGCLRNVSSAGEEARRRMRECEGLTDALLYVIQTALGSSEIDSKTVENCVCILRNLSYRLAAETSHNQQGGSEELDGLLCDTGGKDAESSGCWGKKKKKKKGHDQWDGVGPFPDLAEPPKGIQMLWHPSIVKPYLTLLSECSNPDTLEGAAGALQNLAAGSWKWSVYIRAAVRKEKGLPILVELLRIDNDRVVCAIATALRNMALDIRNKELIGKYAMRDLVHRLPGGSTNNNGSSGGGCVGGGANSCALLGKTMSDDTITAICCALHEVITKNMENTKALRDAGGIEKLIGVARSKGDKIPRHSPKVMKAASQVLNSMWQYRDLRSLYKKDGYSQYHFIGSSSTIERDRQRPYSSSRTPSISPVRTSPNHRSASAPASPRDMMALKERKKDYELTGNATYRGNKGEHTSRKDAAMGPLSSGSSTLHRGAYVSPTDELKYNQVSSQGLPSEPYPPFQNPPPNDSGSYEDQAFYENQVHAGGRPPQGELNMHLQGLKSTGNYVDFYSASRPYSELNYETSHYPASPDSWV, encoded by the exons ttcAGCAGAGGAGAAATTTCGCTGGAACAACCAAG ATGGACAGAAGGACATCGAGGAGGAGCTGACAACAGGCCTGGAGTTGGTGGACTCGTGTATCCGCTCGCTCCAGGAATCGGGCATCTTGGATTCGCAGGACACCTCGACGGGAGATC GACAAGGACTTCTCTCTCATAGCGCTCTGCAGCTCAACAACCAGGATGCCTATGCAGCTGCCGGTTACCATAGTAACCAAGCATTGGCTCTCGGCGAAGTGGTCACGAGTCGCGGCGGACATGTTGGCGGGGCCGTTCACAGCTACAACCAG GTGACGTCCGGCCGAGCGGCCGCCCAATTAATGGGGACGGACTCGCCCTCCCAGTCCCACAGAGATTCATTTGCCCAACAGGCCATGGGAAGCGCCTTCCATATGCCCAGCGAGGGCGGACCTACCCCTGCTGGACCATCCGTGTATTACTCCTGCGCCACCTTGCCGGCACAG CGCGTCAGCTCCCCTCTGCAGGCGGTGGGCTCTCCGACCAAGCTGCAGCGTCTCGGGACGGCGTCCTCCGACATGCCCAGCTATGCCACGCTGCAGCGGGTGGCGTCGCCCAAACAGTCCCCAAGTCGTCTCGCCAAGTCCTACAG CACCTCATCACCCATCAACATGGTGCCACCTGGTGCCGGCGGGCCCTCCTCCCCACATTCCATGGCGGCCCCATCGGGAGGAAACCACACGTCATCGCCCATCCACCAACGGAGCTCGGTCGTGGGCAGCTACGCCACCTTGTCGCCCACCAAGCGCATGCTGCATCACATCGGAGGAGAAACCTACAAGATTTCCCATGAGCTGTATGCCAACGCAACCCTGAAAAGACCCGGCAGCCTGGCAG GCTCCCGAGGATCTTACAGCAGCCAGCACAGTCACCTGGGCTCGGAATTGCGACCGCTGCAGTCTCCAGAGCATCACATCGATCCCATCTACGAAGATAGAGTCTACACCAAACCCAACCTCAGAGGACAAG CGGTCAACCAACTGTACCAAGAGGTCCTCAACTATCTGCTCTGTCCCTACACTTTAGCCCCACCTTCCCCCGGTGTCGATCCAATCCCCTTGCAGCGAACCGGAAGTCAGAGCACCGCTTCCACTTACCAAAGAGGCGGCTTTGCGACGGGAGGCGGGCCTGACTACAGCAACCCGTACCGCACGTTGCAGTTCTGCCCGTCCACCGAGTCGCCTTACAGCAAGTCGGGCCCGGCTCTCCCTCCCGAAGCGGCCCTGGGTCGCTCTCCGTCTGTGGACAGCATCCAGAAGGACCCGAG GTACGACCCCGAATTCCTTGTGTGGAATCAAAATCAAGCCGAGCAAAGAATGACAAA GGAATTTGGTTGGAGGGATCCGGAGCTGCCAGAAGTGATCCAAATGTTACAACATCAGTTCCCATCGGTTCAGTCGAACGCTGCCGCCTACCTCCAGCATCTCTGCTTCGGAGACAACAAGATCAAGTGTGAG ATCCGGCGACAGGGTGGCATCCAGCTTCTGGTGGACTTGCTGGACCATCGTATGACCGACGTGCACCGCAGCGCCTGCGGAGCTCTTCGGAATCTGGTCTACGGGAAGGCTAATGACGACAACAAGATTGCACTCAAAAACTGTGGAGGAATCCCGGCTTTGGTCCGACTGCTCCGGAAAACCACAGATGTCGAGATCCGTGAACTACTCACag GTGTCTTGTGGAACCTGTCGTCATGCGACGCCTTGAAGATGCCTATCATCCACGACGCCCTGGCCGTCCTGACCAATGCTGTGATCATCCCCCACTCGGGCTGGGACACCTCGCCCCACACGCAAGAAGACCGCAAATTACATCTGCACTCCTCCCAGGTCCTCCGCAATGCCACCGGCTGCCTCCG CAATGTGAGTTCTGCAGGTGAGGAGGCCCGCAGGAGGATGAGAGAGTGCGAGGGTCTGACAGATGCTTTACTGTACGtcatccagactgccctggggAGCAGTGAGATTGATAGCAAG ACTGTGGAGAACTGCGTGTGCATCCTGAGGAATTTGTCATACCGTCTGGCCGCAGAGACATCTCACAACCAACAAGGGGGCTCTGAGGAGCTGGATGGCCTCTTATGTGACACTGGTGGGAAGGACGCGGAAAGTTCAGGATGCTGgggcaaaaagaagaagaaaaagaaggggcATGACCAG TGGGATGGTGTCGGTCCATTTCCAGACTTGGCGGAGCCCCCGAAAGGCATTCAGATGTTGTGGCATCCCAGTATCGTCAAGCCCTACCTTACCCTGCTGTCTGAATGCTCCAACCCGGACACCCTGGAGGGAGCAGCCGGTGCGCTGCAAAACCTTGCTGCTGGGAGCTGGAAG TGGTCGGTCTATATCCGGGCCGCAGTGCGTAAAGAGAAGGGCCTTCCAATCCTTGTGGAGTTACTGAGGATCGACAATGACCGAGTGGTGTGTGCCATTGCCACTGCCTTGAGGAACATGGCTCTGGACATCAGAAATAAGGAGCTTATTG GTAAATATGCCATGAGGGACCTGGTGCACCGGTTACCCGGTGGCAGTACCAACAACAACGGCAGTAGTGGCGGAGGATGCGTCGGTGGCGGTGCCAACAGTTGCGCTCTGCTGGGGAAGACCATGTCGGACGACACGATCACAGCTATCTGCTGCGCTCTGCATGAGGTCATCACCAAAAACATGGAGAACACCAAGGCCCTGAGGGATGCCGGCGGCATAGAGAAGCTCATTGGTGTCGCCCGAAGCAAAGGAGACAA AATTCCCAGACATAGTCCCAAAGTGATGAAAGCGGCATCTCAAGTGCTGAACAGCATGTGGCAATACCGAGACCTGCGCAGCCTTTACAAAAAG GACGGCTATTCGCAATACCACTTTATCGGCTCTTCTTCCACAATAGAAAGGGACAGGCAGCGGCCTTATTCTTCTTCTCGCACGCCGTCCATCTCACCCGTGCGGACCTCACCAAACCATCGATCGG CAAGTGCGCCAGCGTCACCGAGGGATATGATGGCGTTGAAGGAGAGGAAGAAAGACTACGAGCTGACCGGCAATGCAACGTACCGCGGGAACAAGGGTGAACACACGTCCCGCAAGGATGCCGCCATGG GTCCGCTCTCCAGTGGTTCTTCAACTCTACACCGAGGAGCTTATGTGTCACCCACCGATGAGCTCAAGTATAACCAG GTCTCATCTCAAGGATTGCCTTCAGAGCCCTACCCGCCTTTCCAAAATCCTCCCCCGAATGATAGCGGCAGCTATGAGGACCAGGCCTTCTACGAGAACCAGGTTCATGCGGGGGGGCGCCCCCCGCAAGGTGAACTCAACATGCACTTGCAGGGCCTAAAGTCCACCGGAAACTATGTCGACTTCTATTCGGCCTCTCGGCCCTACAGCGAGCTCAACTACGAGACCAGCCACTATCCGGCCTCTCCGGACTCCTGGGTCTGA